A genomic window from Sulfurospirillum multivorans DSM 12446 includes:
- a CDS encoding branched-chain amino acid transaminase, with protein sequence MDKAKYIWMDGELVAWDDAKVHILTHTLHYGNGVFEGTRAYMTDNGLAIFKLREHTKRLLNSAKITRIKATYSLEELEAAHIEVLRSNNFTSNVYIRPLIYLGYGIMGLNHVQAPVKTAIAAWQWGSYLGDEGLENGIRVKISSFARNPVSSTMGKAKAAANYLNSQMAKYEALEAGYEEALLLDKDGFIAEGSGECFFIVRDGVLITPPNDTSLESITQATVLDLAREAGIPIERRRITRDEAYIADESFFTGTAAEVTPIKDIDNYIIGDGNRGPVTKQLQDAYFDVVYGRNPKYKHLLTFI encoded by the coding sequence ATGGATAAAGCAAAATACATTTGGATGGATGGCGAACTCGTTGCATGGGACGATGCAAAAGTACATATTTTGACCCATACACTTCACTATGGCAATGGTGTTTTTGAAGGTACGCGTGCGTATATGACAGACAATGGTCTGGCAATTTTTAAGCTCAGAGAGCACACCAAACGCTTGCTCAATTCTGCTAAAATCACACGTATTAAAGCAACTTATTCACTTGAAGAACTTGAAGCTGCGCACATTGAAGTGCTAAGATCCAATAACTTTACGTCAAATGTTTATATTAGACCTTTGATCTATCTAGGCTACGGTATTATGGGACTAAACCACGTTCAAGCGCCTGTCAAAACAGCCATCGCGGCTTGGCAATGGGGAAGTTACCTCGGTGATGAAGGGTTAGAGAATGGCATTCGTGTTAAAATCTCTTCGTTTGCACGAAACCCTGTGAGTTCAACCATGGGTAAAGCCAAAGCCGCGGCAAACTACCTTAACTCACAAATGGCAAAATACGAAGCTTTAGAAGCTGGTTATGAAGAGGCCTTATTGCTCGATAAAGATGGCTTTATCGCAGAAGGCAGTGGTGAATGCTTTTTTATCGTAAGAGACGGTGTTTTAATTACACCACCAAATGACACTTCACTTGAAAGCATTACCCAAGCAACCGTGTTAGATCTTGCACGCGAAGCAGGTATCCCCATTGAGCGCAGACGCATTACTCGTGATGAAGCATATATTGCCGATGAGTCTTTCTTTACAGGTACAGCTGCTGAAGTCACACCGATTAAAGACATCGATAACTACATCATAGGGGATGGTAACCGAGGTCCCGTAACCAAACAACTTCAAGATGCGTACTTTGATGTTGTCTACGGACGCAATCCAAAATACAAACACTTATTAACATTTATCTAA
- the bcp gene encoding thioredoxin-dependent thiol peroxidase — protein MLTIGDKAPALSLPNQDNVEISLRDLEGKWIVLYFYPKDSTPGCTTEACDFTAALPAFEDLNAVVLGVSPDSTASHQKFIAKQKLDITLLSDVSTEVAQSYGVWQLKKFCGKEYMGIVRSTFLIDPSGKIAKLWSNVKVKDHASDVKKALESLS, from the coding sequence ATGTTAACCATAGGCGATAAAGCTCCCGCTCTAAGTCTTCCCAATCAAGACAATGTCGAAATTTCACTCAGAGACCTTGAGGGCAAATGGATCGTGCTCTACTTCTACCCCAAAGACAGCACACCTGGATGTACCACTGAGGCGTGCGATTTTACAGCAGCACTTCCCGCATTTGAAGATCTTAATGCGGTTGTGTTAGGTGTAAGTCCTGATAGCACAGCGTCGCATCAAAAGTTTATAGCCAAGCAAAAATTGGACATTACACTGCTTTCGGATGTGAGTACCGAAGTAGCGCAAAGTTATGGGGTTTGGCAACTCAAAAAGTTTTGCGGCAAAGAGTATATGGGCATTGTGCGCTCAACGTTTTTGATCGATCCCAGCGGTAAAATTGCCAAGCTTTGGTCCAATGTGAAAGTGAAAGACCACGCAAGTGACGTTAAAAAAGCTTTGGAATCACTAAGCTAA